One region of Betaproteobacteria bacterium genomic DNA includes:
- a CDS encoding bifunctional enoyl-CoA hydratase/phosphate acetyltransferase, translating into MSFPFSPSLPSNPWLPAHAIAEDWIEYWNDTCQRTLLTWDVLRRRGNIYFEHRESGKPPVLVFDYEMVLDAREFSERPVNYALVRILPPDNVATDAKKRPFVVVDPRAGHGPGIGGSKSESQIGMALRAGHPCYFVMFYPEPVPGQTILDIVEAEAKFLRHIADLHAEADGKPFVIGNCQAGWSLMMVAATHPDHVGPLLLAGSPLSYWAGVRGKNPMRYNGGLFGGSWLASLASDLGNGRFDGALLVQNFEMLNPANTFLRKQYDLYSNVDTEAERFLDFEKWWGGVFLMNKEEMRFIIDELFVGNKLAVGETAGPDGRNIDLRNIRSPIIVFASWGDNITPPQQALGWIPQLYESVEEIRANDQTIVYSLHPSVGHLGIFVSAKVAGRETEELFDALDLIDAVPPGLYELVITDTLPDTPHVELITDRYLYRLEARTLDDLLAYDDGRDDEVAFRTVKRLSESNEDLYDVFASPWVRAMSNETTAEALRASQPIRLQRSLLSDRNPWMGPIAELAEMARTQRAPVAADNAFLRWERVMAEAMEKWLDLYRDYRDFWVEAWFRGDTGLRTERRVSHCFLMDVPTLPDLLIITDAAVNIAPSLAAKVDIAQNAIELAHAIGIEEPRLAVLSAVETGNPAIGSTMDAAALCKMADRRQISGAIMDGPLALDNAVSLEAARVKQINSAVAGRANILLAPDLDAGNMLAKSLTFLANADGAGIVLGARVPIILTSRADELATKLASRAVAALVDAARAVAPVLSPV; encoded by the coding sequence CTGTCTTTCCCTTTCAGCCCTTCGCTACCGAGCAACCCGTGGCTCCCGGCACACGCAATCGCGGAGGACTGGATCGAGTACTGGAACGACACCTGTCAGCGCACTCTTCTCACATGGGACGTATTGCGCCGACGCGGCAACATTTACTTCGAGCATCGGGAAAGCGGCAAACCACCGGTGCTCGTGTTCGACTACGAGATGGTGCTCGACGCGAGAGAGTTCTCGGAGCGACCCGTGAACTATGCGCTCGTGCGCATCCTGCCGCCTGACAACGTTGCCACCGACGCGAAGAAGCGTCCCTTTGTCGTCGTCGATCCGCGCGCCGGGCACGGCCCGGGCATCGGTGGCTCGAAGAGCGAGAGCCAGATCGGCATGGCGCTGCGCGCCGGGCATCCCTGCTACTTCGTCATGTTCTACCCGGAGCCGGTGCCCGGTCAGACCATCCTCGACATCGTCGAGGCCGAAGCGAAGTTCCTGCGTCACATCGCCGATCTCCACGCCGAGGCCGACGGCAAACCGTTCGTGATCGGCAACTGCCAGGCCGGCTGGTCGCTGATGATGGTTGCCGCCACCCATCCCGACCACGTTGGCCCGCTTCTCCTGGCGGGCTCGCCCCTGTCTTACTGGGCGGGGGTCAGGGGCAAGAACCCGATGCGCTACAACGGCGGACTGTTCGGTGGATCCTGGCTGGCTTCGCTCGCCTCCGATCTCGGCAACGGACGCTTCGACGGCGCTCTGCTGGTGCAGAACTTCGAGATGCTGAATCCCGCGAACACGTTCTTGCGCAAGCAGTACGACCTCTACTCCAACGTCGACACCGAGGCCGAGCGGTTTCTCGACTTCGAGAAGTGGTGGGGCGGTGTGTTCCTCATGAACAAGGAGGAGATGCGCTTCATCATCGACGAGCTCTTCGTCGGCAACAAGCTCGCGGTCGGCGAGACCGCAGGTCCGGACGGCCGCAACATCGATCTGCGCAACATCCGTTCGCCGATCATCGTCTTCGCGTCCTGGGGCGACAACATCACGCCGCCGCAACAGGCGCTCGGCTGGATCCCGCAGCTCTACGAGAGCGTAGAAGAGATCCGCGCCAACGACCAGACCATCGTCTACTCTCTCCATCCCAGCGTCGGCCACCTGGGGATCTTCGTTTCGGCGAAGGTCGCCGGGCGCGAGACCGAGGAACTTTTCGACGCGCTGGACCTGATCGATGCCGTGCCGCCGGGCCTCTACGAGCTCGTCATCACCGACACCCTGCCTGACACGCCGCACGTCGAGCTCATTACCGACCGCTATCTGTACCGTCTGGAAGCGCGGACGCTCGACGACCTGCTTGCATACGACGACGGACGCGACGACGAGGTCGCGTTCCGCACGGTCAAGCGCCTGTCCGAGAGCAACGAGGACCTGTACGACGTATTCGCGAGCCCCTGGGTGCGCGCTATGAGCAACGAAACGACCGCGGAAGCCCTGCGCGCCTCGCAGCCGATCCGACTCCAGCGTTCGCTCCTGTCGGATCGCAATCCGTGGATGGGTCCAATCGCAGAGCTCGCCGAGATGGCGCGCACGCAGCGAGCGCCTGTCGCTGCCGACAACGCCTTTCTGCGGTGGGAGCGTGTGATGGCGGAAGCGATGGAGAAGTGGCTCGACCTGTATCGCGACTATCGCGACTTCTGGGTCGAAGCGTGGTTCAGGGGCGACACGGGCCTGCGCACCGAGCGCCGCGTGAGCCACTGCTTCCTCATGGACGTCCCTACCCTGCCCGACCTGCTGATCATCACCGACGCCGCGGTGAACATCGCCCCTTCGCTCGCCGCCAAGGTCGACATCGCGCAGAACGCCATCGAGCTCGCCCACGCCATCGGCATCGAAGAGCCGCGGCTGGCGGTGCTCTCCGCAGTCGAGACCGGGAATCCGGCGATCGGGTCGACGATGGATGCCGCCGCGCTCTGCAAGATGGCGGATCGCCGGCAGATCTCGGGGGCGATCATGGACGGCCCGCTCGCGCTGGACAATGCGGTCAGTCTCGAAGCGGCGCGGGTGAAGCAGATCAACTCGGCAGTGGCCGGCC